One Loxodonta africana isolate mLoxAfr1 chromosome 15, mLoxAfr1.hap2, whole genome shotgun sequence genomic window carries:
- the LOXL3 gene encoding lysyl oxidase homolog 3 isoform X4, which translates to MESCLHLFPSLRLLAQRQQHFFGLHGVACVGTEAHLSLCSLEFYRANDTIRCPGGAPAVVSCVSGPLYAASSGQKKQQQWKPQAEVLVRLKGGSHPGEGRVEVLKSGTWGTVCDRKWDLLAASVVCRELGFGSAQEALSGARMGQGMGAIHLSEVRCSGQEPSIWNCPHKNITAEDCSHSRDAGVRCNLPYTGVETKIRLSGGRSRYEGRVEVQIGGPGALRWGLICGDDWGTLEAMVACRQLGLGYASHGLQETWYWDSGNITELVMSGVRCTGTELSLDQCAHHSSHITCKRTGTRFTAGVICSETASDLLLHSALVQETAYIEDRPLHMLYCAAEENCLASSARSANWPYGHRRLLRFSSQIHNLGRADFRPKAGRHSWVWHECHGHYHSMDIFTHYDILTPNGTKVAEGHKASFCLEDTECYEDVAKRYECANFGEQGITVGCWDLYRHDIDCQWIDITDVKPGNYILQVVINPNFEVAESDFTNNAMKCNCKYDGHRIWVHNCHIGDAFSEEANKRFERYPGQTNNQII; encoded by the exons GCTGCTGGCCCAGCGGCAGCAACACTTCTTTGGTCTGCACGGGGTGGCGTGTGTGGGCACAGAGGCCCACCTCTCCCTCTGCTCCCTGGAGTTCTATCGTGCCAATGACACGATCAGGTGCCCTGGAGGGGCCCCTGCGGTGGTGAGCTGTGTGTCAGGCCCTCTCTACGCTGCTTCCAGTGGCCAGAAGAAGCAACAACAGTGGAAGCCTCAGGCGGAG GTCCTTGTGCGTCTAAAGGGTGGATCCCACCCTGGAGAGGGCCGGGTGGAAGTCTTGAAGTCTGGCACGTGGGGCACAGTCTGTGACCGCAAGTGGGATCTCCTGGCAGCCAGCGTGGTGTGTCGGGAGCTGGGCTTCGGGAGCGCTCAAGAGGCTCTGAGTGGTGCCCGCATGGGGCAGG GCATGGGTGCCATCCACTTGAGTGAAGTGCGATGCTCTGGACAGGAACCTTCCATCTGGAATTGCCCCCACAAGAACATCACAGCTGAGGACTGCTCCCATAGCCGGGATGCTGGGGTCCGATGCAACCTGCCGTACACTGGGGTGGAGACCAAG ATCCGACTCAGTGGGGGCCGCAGTCGATATGAGGGGCGAGTTGAGGTGCAAATTGGAGGACCTGGGGCCCTTCGCTGGGGTCTCATCTGTGGGGATGACTGGGGGACACTGGAAGCCATGGTGGCCTGTAGACAACTCGGCCTGGGCTACGCCAGCCATGGCCTGCAG GAGACCTGGTACTGGGACTCGGGGAATATAACAGAGCTGGTGATGAGTGGAGTGCGCTGCACAGGGACCGAGCTGTCCCTAGACCAATGTGCTCATCACAGCTCCCACATCACCTGCAAGAGGACAGGGACCCGCTTTACCGCTGGAGTCATCTGTTCTGAGA CCGCGTCCGATCTGCTGCTGCACTCGGCACTGGTACAGGAGACGGCCTACATCGAGGACCGGCCCCTTCACATGTTGTACTGTGCTGCCGAGGAGAACTGCCTGGCCAGCTCGGCCCGCTCAGCCAACTGGCCTTATGGCCACCGGCGTCTGCTCCGATTCTCCTCCCAGATCCACAACCTGGGACGCGCTGACTTCAGGCCTAAGGCTGGCCGCCACTCCTGGGTGTGGCACGAGTGTCATGG GCACTACCACAGTATGGACATCTTCACTCACTACGATATTCTGACCCCCAATGGCACCAAGGTGGCTGAGGGCCACAAAGCTAGTTTCTGTCTAGAAGATACTGAGTGTTATGAGG ATGTCGCCAAGAGGTATGAGTGCGCCAACTTTGGAGAGCAGGGCATCACCGTGGGTTGCTGGGATCTCTACCGGCATGACATCGACTGTCAGTGGATCGACATCACAGATGTGAAGCCAGGAAACTATATTCTACAG GTGGTCATCAACCCAAATTTTGAAGTAGCTGAGAGTGACTTCACCAACAACGCAATGAAATGTAACTGCAAATACGACGGACATCGCATCTGGGTGCACAACTGCCACATCG GTGATGCCTTCAGTGAAGAAGCCAACAAGAGATTTGAGCGCTACCCTGGCCAGACCAACAACCAGATCATCTAA
- the LOXL3 gene encoding lysyl oxidase homolog 3 isoform X5, with the protein MGAIHLSEVRCSGQEPSIWNCPHKNITAEDCSHSRDAGVRCNLPYTGVETKIRLSGGRSRYEGRVEVQIGGPGALRWGLICGDDWGTLEAMVACRQLGLGYASHGLQETWYWDSGNITELVMSGVRCTGTELSLDQCAHHSSHITCKRTGTRFTAGVICSETASDLLLHSALVQETAYIEDRPLHMLYCAAEENCLASSARSANWPYGHRRLLRFSSQIHNLGRADFRPKAGRHSWVWHECHGHYHSMDIFTHYDILTPNGTKVAEGHKASFCLEDTECYEDVAKRYECANFGEQGITVGCWDLYRHDIDCQWIDITDVKPGNYILQVVINPNFEVAESDFTNNAMKCNCKYDGHRIWVHNCHIGDAFSEEANKRFERYPGQTNNQII; encoded by the exons ATGGGTGCCATCCACTTGAGTGAAGTGCGATGCTCTGGACAGGAACCTTCCATCTGGAATTGCCCCCACAAGAACATCACAGCTGAGGACTGCTCCCATAGCCGGGATGCTGGGGTCCGATGCAACCTGCCGTACACTGGGGTGGAGACCAAG ATCCGACTCAGTGGGGGCCGCAGTCGATATGAGGGGCGAGTTGAGGTGCAAATTGGAGGACCTGGGGCCCTTCGCTGGGGTCTCATCTGTGGGGATGACTGGGGGACACTGGAAGCCATGGTGGCCTGTAGACAACTCGGCCTGGGCTACGCCAGCCATGGCCTGCAG GAGACCTGGTACTGGGACTCGGGGAATATAACAGAGCTGGTGATGAGTGGAGTGCGCTGCACAGGGACCGAGCTGTCCCTAGACCAATGTGCTCATCACAGCTCCCACATCACCTGCAAGAGGACAGGGACCCGCTTTACCGCTGGAGTCATCTGTTCTGAGA CCGCGTCCGATCTGCTGCTGCACTCGGCACTGGTACAGGAGACGGCCTACATCGAGGACCGGCCCCTTCACATGTTGTACTGTGCTGCCGAGGAGAACTGCCTGGCCAGCTCGGCCCGCTCAGCCAACTGGCCTTATGGCCACCGGCGTCTGCTCCGATTCTCCTCCCAGATCCACAACCTGGGACGCGCTGACTTCAGGCCTAAGGCTGGCCGCCACTCCTGGGTGTGGCACGAGTGTCATGG GCACTACCACAGTATGGACATCTTCACTCACTACGATATTCTGACCCCCAATGGCACCAAGGTGGCTGAGGGCCACAAAGCTAGTTTCTGTCTAGAAGATACTGAGTGTTATGAGG ATGTCGCCAAGAGGTATGAGTGCGCCAACTTTGGAGAGCAGGGCATCACCGTGGGTTGCTGGGATCTCTACCGGCATGACATCGACTGTCAGTGGATCGACATCACAGATGTGAAGCCAGGAAACTATATTCTACAG GTGGTCATCAACCCAAATTTTGAAGTAGCTGAGAGTGACTTCACCAACAACGCAATGAAATGTAACTGCAAATACGACGGACATCGCATCTGGGTGCACAACTGCCACATCG GTGATGCCTTCAGTGAAGAAGCCAACAAGAGATTTGAGCGCTACCCTGGCCAGACCAACAACCAGATCATCTAA